The genome window aaaaaagaaaagaaactaaccGAAAGTGGAATACCCAACAATCCAAACACAGCCAAGGCAAAGCTTTTGACGTTGGTCGGTGGGGAAGTCAAGATTTGGGGTCCTTGTTTAGCCCTCCAAGCCTCAGCCACCTTGGTGATCCACACGGTCCCGGCCAAGCCTGCAGCCAAAATGAAGTTGACAACCCCCCACAAGTTCTTGACTCCTCCAATCAAGCGACTAACAGGCTCCAACCCCAACGACGTAAACGCCAACACTATAGAATTTATCATTAGACCCAACGCACCAGCTCGGACTCCATCATCGTACAATTTTTGTTCACTTGAACTTCCGTTCACTTTCCCTCCGAATACCTCCACTCCCACCCAGTCAGTGTCGTACAACAAGAAGGGAAACCAGGCGATCCAATTAAGACAAGTCACGAGAAGCAATATCCACATTGGCTTTTTCAAGGTCTTGAATGCCGTCACTATCTCAACAATGAAAGGCTCGGATGATCCTCCTTCGCCTTCGTCTAGAGATCCGTTACTCTTTAATGGAGTCTCTTTCACAGTGGTAATCGCGGTTATAGTCACCGATAGGAGAAAAACAATGTCAATGATAAAACAAGTTTTGAGGTTTGCACAGTAAACGTCACAGGCAGTTGTTGTTGTGAAAGGTAAGAGTTTATAGAGATCGGAATAGGAACCAGCTGCATAACCTAAAACGTTCCCGATAGCCATGAAAAAAGAGAACCAACCATTGGCGATCCTCATTCTTTTATGATCATTTCCGGAAAGGTCGGCCAGAAAAGCACGACATGGACCTTGTAGCATGTTGTTAGCCACATCAAGGATCCAAAAACCTGTAACGAAGACAGCAACGGCTCTAGGCTTTGTGGGATTGTCCAGTGAATCACCAGCTCGATGGCCTATGTCTTTGGCGAAGCCAACGAAGAAAACAGCCATGGCAACTAAACAAGCTCCAGCAGCAATGAAAGGTCGGCGACGACCGATACGAGAGGTGCAATGGTCACTGAAGTAGCCTACAATGGGTTGAACGAGGAGGCCAGAGATGGGGCCACAAAGCCAAATGAAAGCCGCCCAAACGTGAGGAACACCAAGGGTTTGAACATAAGGGGTTAGTAGAGAAAGTTGCAGAGCCCATCCGAACTGAATCCCGGCGGCAATAGCCGAAACCATCACTATATTCCATATCGGCTTTGGGGGACCGTTTCCGCCAGTCTCCATGGtgattatttttcaattctattAAAACAAAAGATGGGTGATTTGATTTACTGAAAACTGCAGCCAACAcaaatatataatcaattaGAATGGTTtaaggaaaaggaaagaactCATAAATACATCTTTCCTGTTTCGACTATCATTTCTCTCTCTCATAGGTTAAACCGAAAACA of Gossypium raimondii isolate GPD5lz chromosome 3, ASM2569854v1, whole genome shotgun sequence contains these proteins:
- the LOC105796904 gene encoding sucrose transport protein SUC8, with the translated sequence METGGNGPPKPIWNIVMVSAIAAGIQFGWALQLSLLTPYVQTLGVPHVWAAFIWLCGPISGLLVQPIVGYFSDHCTSRIGRRRPFIAAGACLVAMAVFFVGFAKDIGHRAGDSLDNPTKPRAVAVFVTGFWILDVANNMLQGPCRAFLADLSGNDHKRMRIANGWFSFFMAIGNVLGYAAGSYSDLYKLLPFTTTTACDVYCANLKTCFIIDIVFLLSVTITAITTVKETPLKSNGSLDEGEGGSSEPFIVEIVTAFKTLKKPMWILLLVTCLNWIAWFPFLLYDTDWVGVEVFGGKVNGSSSEQKLYDDGVRAGALGLMINSIVLAFTSLGLEPVSRLIGGVKNLWGVVNFILAAGLAGTVWITKVAEAWRAKQGPQILTSPPTNVKSFALAVFGLLGIPLSVTFSIPFALASIYCADAGGGQGLSLGVLNLSIVIPQMFVSVISGPLDAAFGGGNLPAFVLGSIVAAISALLAIFALPNPKNQLSLNSGAVVGGGH